One genomic window of Verrucomicrobiia bacterium includes the following:
- a CDS encoding winged helix-turn-helix domain-containing protein, producing HILRDVWGQGHENDTHYLRVYIAHLREKIEADPSRPQLIATEPGVGYRLLEG from the coding sequence GCCACATCCTGCGCGACGTGTGGGGACAAGGCCACGAGAATGATACCCATTACCTCCGAGTCTATATCGCTCACTTACGCGAAAAGATCGAAGCCGACCCTTCGCGCCCACAACTCATCGCGACCGAACCAGGCGTGGGGTATCGGCTGCTTGAAGGTTGA